A genome region from Penicillium psychrofluorescens genome assembly, chromosome: 3 includes the following:
- a CDS encoding uncharacterized protein (ID:PFLUO_005603-T1.cds;~source:funannotate) — protein sequence MSREGINPLRPYYIPPSGLSPANAPTEVTSASSTQVFGSTARDLVPDLDYGDYLDSSSSVSDWARDVLNRAILRYTHVLTAQPFDVAKTILQVYVAPDAADEWESDPRSTQGSRPGDYDSDPESSDDESSYFTSGAPSTPSRTPRSRRARHRITDRSGYIRPDSASSPKHALTIRNPNSLMEVLSQLWTSGGPSSPWKASNATFIYSLLLPTLNTFIRSLLSAIVGLPEEDISSSMAADILTAASPMATLILSFISSSLSAMLLSPIDTARTFLMLTPATHGPRSLIRAIRQLPTPNCTIPPHLVPITILHSSLPNFITTSTPLILKSYLSIDPLLHPSMWNLFAFLSSGLELAVRFPLETVLRRAQIATYTSLSLRQKSAGGSIRSASFDASDVETIIPTPRTYRGIVGTMWHIVHEEGVSVNPSEAARAHELLGRPAPQHLQKRQQGQGIGGLYRGWRVGMWGIAGIWGASLLGGMAGGSEEEVTMKGGHGRSSGGRF from the exons ATGTCTCGCGAAGGGATCAATCCCTTGCGGCCCTACTATATCCCTCCCTCCGGTCTATCGCCCGCCAACGCCCCGACCGAGGTGACGTCGGCGTCATCAACCCAGGTCTTTGGCAGCACGGCGCGCGACCTCGTCCCGGACTTGGACTATGGCGACTACCTCGACTCGTCATCGTCCGTGTCCGACTGGGCTCGAGATGTGCTAAATCGGGCAATCCTTCGTTATACACACGTCCTGACGGCGCAGCCCTTCGATGTCGCCAAAACGATTCTGCAGGTGTACGTCGCACCTGATGCAGCGGACGAGTGGGAGTCCGATCCGAGGTCCACCCAAGGCTCTCGACCCGGTGATTACGACTCG GACCCCGAATCGTCTGATGATGAGAGCAGTTACTTCACCTCTGGtgcgccatcaacaccatcaCGGACCCCGCGGTCTCGCCGGGCACGGCACCGCATCACCGACCGCAGCGGCTATATTCGACCGGACTCGGCCTCGTCTCCCAAACATGCGTTGACGATCCGGAACCCCAACTCCTTGATGGAGGTGCTTTCCCAGCTCTGGACCAGCGGCGGACCAAGCTCCCCCTGGAAGGCCTCCAACGCCACATTTATCTACTCGCTCCTCCTGCCCACCCTCAACACATTCATCCGCAGTCTTTTGTCCGCCATCGTGGGTCTTCCGGAGGAGGACATCTCATCGTCCATGGCAGCCGACATCCTGACTGCGGCCTCGCCCATGGCAACACTCATCCTTTCTTTCAtttcatcctcgctctccgCCATGCTCCTCTCCCCAATCGACACGGCGCGCACATTCCTAATGCTCACGCCGGCCACACACGGGCCCCGGTCACTCATCCGCGCCATCCGCCAGCTCCCCACCCCCAACTGTACCATCCCGCCGCACCTCGTCCCCATTACCATCCTACACTCCAGTCTACCGAATTTCATCACCACCTCGACCCCGCTCATCCTCAAATCCTACCTATCAATTGAccccctcctccacccgTCTATGTGGAATCTCTTCGCCTTCCTCAGCTCCGGTCTCGAGCTCGCCGTGCGATTCCCCCTCGAGACCGtcctccgccgcgcccaGATCGCCACATACACCTCGCTGAGTCTACGCCAGAAAtccgccggcggcagcatTCGCAGTGCCTCGTTTGACGCATCAGACGTTGAGACTATCATCCCCACCCCGCGTACCTACCGTGGCATTGTTGGAACTATGTGGCACATAGTCCACGAGGAGGGCGTCAGTGTCAACCCGTCCGAGGCTGCGCGCGCACACGAGCTTCTCGGCAGACCTGCGCCGCAGCACCTTCAGAAACGCCAGCAGGGACAAGGCATCGGGGGCCTGTATCGTGGCTGGCGTGTTGGGATGTGGGGGATTGCTGGCATTTGGGGCGCCAGCCTGCTCGGCGGGATGGCCGGTGgcagtgaagaagaagtcaCAATGAAAGGCGGACATGGCCGCTCCAGCGGTGGCCGCTTTTGA
- a CDS encoding uncharacterized protein (ID:PFLUO_005604-T1.cds;~source:funannotate) produces MATTGVSITPAPVAGAPPPLALAPAPSLASRAPSAAPSPGVTTPGSVTSKEWVIPPRPKPGRKPATDTPPTKRKAQNRAAQRAFRERRAARVCELEEQIKEIEDDHDNRVAGLNEQIGNLSREVEQCREEMNWWRDRSHALEKEVSIERSAKETLVKEFRSSITVPNAGKSSAIPDSVPLPPRSRPSTRSSRMEDVQPTSPDHNRKGGQENVPLGCSNCSSTHCQCIEDAFAMPIDSHESSHSKHRPHGVGNANAAPDIKPDPEEMEIDFTSRFAAAPAQTNSGSNNSHSNNNNNTSSPPVDPCGFCQDGTPCICAEMAAQEQPRGRRSSFENPRLAPIQSLSQFTPPPSDGDVRSEVTLPPISQATHPCANGPGTCAQCLADPRSTLFCKTLAASRSASGTPTGGGCCGGKGADGGCCMSRGSNAPATTTTNRNNLGPIPALSAAPKSASPSLTLTCADAFTTLSRHPNFSRASDDISTWLPKLNTLPHPRDLPVAPDGRDRAAMEVEAASVMGVLRYFDRRFAEK; encoded by the coding sequence ATGGCCACTACAGGCGTGTCCATCACGCCTGCTCCAGTGGCCGGGGCACCCCCACCATTGGCCCTCGCACCGGCGCCCTCTTTAGCCTCCAGGGCACCATCGGCAGCACCCTCGCCGGGAGTGACCACTCCCGGCTCGGTAACGTCTAAAGAATGGGTGATTCCACCCCGCCCCAAGCCAGGCCGGAAGCCGGCCACGGACACGCCGCCCACCAAGCGTAAAGCCCAGAATCGGGCGGCTCAGAGGGCATTCCGCGAACGCCGTGCTGCCCGTGTCTGCGAACTTGAGGAACAGATCAAAGAGATCGAAGACGACCATGATAATCGTGTGGCCGGATTAAATGAGCAGATTGGCAATCTGTCGCGAGAGGTGGAACAGTGCCGTGAGGAAATGAATTGGTGGCGGGATCGATCCCATgctttggagaaggaagtgTCCATCGAACGAAGCGCCAAGGAGACTCTCGTGAAAGAATTCCGCTCCTCCATCACCGTCCCCAATGCCGGAAAATCCTCGGCCATACCAGACTCTGTGCCTTTGCCGCCGCGGTCGCGTCCTTCGACGCGGAGCTCCCGCATGGAAGATGTGCAGCCAACCAGCCCTGACCACAACAGGAAAGGAGGACAAGAGAACGTCCCGTTGGGGTGCAGTAACTGCTCGTCGACACACTGCCAGTGTATTGAAGATGCGTTTGCCATGCCGATTGACTCGCACGAGTCCTCTCACTCGAAGCACCGGCCTCACGGTGTGGGTAATGCCAACGCCGCGCCCGACATCAAGCCGGAcccggaggagatggagattgATTTTACATCTCGCTTtgccgctgctcctgctcaaACAAACTCAGGATCTAACAACTCCCACTccaacaataacaacaatACATCTTCGCCACCCGTCGACCCCTGCGGGTTCTGCCAGGACGGCACGCCATGCATCTGCGCTGAAATGGCCGCACAGGAACAGCCTCGCGGCCGGCGCAGCTCCTTCGAGAACCCACGTCTCGCACCCATTCAGTCTCTCTCCCAGTTCACACCTCCCCCATCAGACGGTGACGTCCGCTCCGAAGTCACCCTCCCACCAATCAGCCAAGCAACCCACCCCTGCGCCAACGGCCCCGGTACCTGCGCCCAGTGCCTCGCTGACCCGCGCAGCACCCTTTTTTGCAAAACGCTGGCAGCCTCCCGGTCAGCGAGCGGAACTCCAACgggaggaggctgctgcggcggaaAGGGAGCCGACGGCGGCTGTTGCATGTCCCGCGGCAGCAATGCCCCcgccaccacgaccaccaaCCGTAACAACCTCGGGCCCATCCCTGCGCTCTCTGCCGCTCCCAAGTCCGCTTCGCCATCCCTAACCCTGACCTGTGCGGACGCATTCACAACTCTTTCCCGACACCCGAATTTCTCGCGTGCCAGCGATGACATTTCCACTTGGCTGCCTAAGCTGAATACTCTTCCTCACCCACGCGATCTCCCCGTGGCACCAGATGGCCGCGATCGCGCTGCGATGGAGGTCGAGGCTGCTAGCGTGATGGGTGTGCTACGCTACTTTGACCGGCGATTTGCTGAGAAATAG
- a CDS encoding uncharacterized protein (ID:PFLUO_005605-T1.cds;~source:funannotate), with protein sequence MTRKPAPTVGLDRPWASQLSAQLPDPPAPTGEVRPEDYAKPYCDFMTSNPTIFHAVKSFSKQLEQHGYKYLSERKAWTSELKRGGKFYCSRNGSSLIAFNIGQDYQSGNGMGIVAGHVDALTAKLKPVSKVPNKAGFEQLGVAPYAGGLGPTWWDRDLGIGGRVLVRDPESGKVEIKLVKLDWPIARIPTLAPHFGSVANGPFNQETQMVPVIGIDNSDLFEHQPPTASSDIKPGSFASTQPEKLVKIISKEIGVTDYSTIVSWELELFDSQPAQLGGLEKDFIFAGRIDDKLCCYAAQEALIASSDSTSTGTVKMVGMFDDEEIGSLLRQGARSNFMSSVMERITEAFATDAYGPNLFSQTVANSFLVSSDVIHAVNPNFLNVYLENHAPRLNVGVTVSADSDGHMTTDSVSLAIMNRVADRCGSKLQVFQIRNDSRSGGTIGPMTSARIGMRAIDCGIPQLSMHSIRATTGCLDPGLGVKLFKGFFDHFEEVDKEFADF encoded by the coding sequence ATGACCAGAAAACCAGCCCCGACTGTTGGCCTCGACCGGCCATGGGCCTCCCAGCTGTCTGCCCAGCTGCCGgatcctccagctcccaCCGGTGAGGTCCGCCCCGAGGACTACGCGAAACCTTACTGCGACTTCATGACCTCCAACCCGACCATATTCCATGCCGTGAAGTCGTTCTCCAAGCAGCTGGAACAACACGGCTACAAGTATCTCTCCGAGCGCAAGGCCTGGACCTCGGAGTTGAAGCGAGGCGGCAAGTTCTACTGCAGCCGCAATGGCAGCTCACTGATCGCGTTCAATATTGGCCAGGACTACCAGAGCGGCAACGGTATGGGCATCGTGGCTGGTCACGTTGATGCCCTGACAGCCAAGCTGAAGCCCGTCTCCAAGGTGCCCAACAAGGCAGGCTTTGAGCAGCTCGGTGTCGCCCCGTATGCCGGTGGTCTGGGCCCAACTTGGTGGGATCGTGACCTTGGCATTGGCGGCCGGGTTCTGGTTCGCGACCCGGAGTCTggcaaggtcgagatcaagctggtcaagtTGGATTGGCCAATTGCTCGGATCCCTACTCTGGCACCTCATTTTGGGTCTGTTGCGAATGGACCATTCAACCAGGAGACGCAGATGGTGCCTGTCATTGGTATTGACAACTCGGACCTGTTTGAGCACCAGCCACCGACCGCGTCTTCGGACATTAAGCCAGGGTCCTTTGCTTCCACTCAGCCCGAGAAGCTGGTCAAGATAATCTCCAAGGAGATCGGAGTCACCGACTACAGCACGATTGTCAGCTGGGAGCTGGAGCTATTCGATagccagccagcccagcTTGGTGGGCTGGAGAAAGACTTCATTTTCGCTGGCCGGATTGACGACAAGCTTTGCTGCTATGCTGCGCAGGAGGCACTTATAGCATCTTCGGACAGCACATCCACCGGCACCGTCAAGATGGTTGGCATGtttgacgacgaagagatTGGAAGCTTGCTGCGACAAGGAGCCCGCTCGAACTTCATGAGCAGCGTCATGGAGCGCATCACCGAGGCCTTTGCCACGGACGCCTACGGTCCCAACCTCTTCTCACAGACCGTGGCCAACAGCTTCCTGGTTTCATCCGATGTCATTCATGCGGTCAACCCCAATTTCCTTAACGTCTATCTGGAGAACCACGCCCCTCGTCTCAACGTTGGTGTGACGGTGTCGGCCGACTCTGATGGCCACATGACGACGGACAGCGTCAGCCTTGCGATCATGAACCGCGTCGCCGACCGCTGCGGCTCAAAGCTGCAGGTTTTCCAAATTCGCAACGATTCGCGCAGCGGCGGTACTATCGGACCTATGACCAGTGCTCGCATTGGTATGCGGGCCATTGACTGCGGTATTCCTCAGCTGAGCATGCACAGCATCCGTGCAACCACGGGGTGCCTCGACCCTGGGTTGGGAGTCAAATTGTTCAAGGGCTTTTTTGATCACTTTGAGGAGGTGGATAAAGAGTTTGCTGATTTCTAA